A window of the Lolium perenne isolate Kyuss_39 chromosome 7, Kyuss_2.0, whole genome shotgun sequence genome harbors these coding sequences:
- the LOC127311430 gene encoding probable 3-beta-hydroxysteroid-Delta(8),Delta(7)-isomerase, translating to MAAHPYAPAELDLPGYVPLRLSQLEILAGYLGTSLLVLLAVWLLSGRCRRLSKADRLLMCWWAFTGLTHILIEGPFVFTPDFFSKTNPNYFDEVWKEYSKGDSRYVARDTATVTVEGITAVLEGPASLLAVYAIGSGKSYSHILQFTVCLGQLYGCLVYFITAYLDGFNFWVSPFYFWAYFIGANSSWVVIPTLIAARSWKRICAAIHQSEKVKTK from the exons ATGGCCGCCCACCCCTACGCGCCGGCGGAGCTCGACCTCCCGGGCTACGTGCCGCTGCGCCTCTCCCAGCTCGAGATCCTCGCGGGCTACCTCGGCACctccctcctcgtcctcctcgccgTCTGGCTCCTCTCCG GAAGATGCCGCCGACTATCCAAGGCCGACCGCCTGCTCATGTGCTGGTGGGCGTTCACCGGCTTGACCCACATCCTCATCGAGGGGCCCTTCGTCTTCACCCCGGATTTCTTCTCCAAGACCAACCCCAATTACTTCGATGAAGTCT GGAAGGAGTACAGCAAAGGCGACTCCAGATACGTCGCCAGGGACACCGCCACCGTCACGGTCGAAGGGATCACGGCTGTGCTGGAAGGCCCTGCTTCGCTGCTTGCAGT CTATGCAATTGGATCGGGGAAGTCCTATAGCCATATCCTCCAGTTCACTGTATGTCTGGGCCAGCTGTACGGATGCTTGGTCTACTTCATCACCGCCTACCTGGATGGCTTCAACTTCTGGGTCAGTCCATTCTACTTCTGGGCATATTTCATCGGCGCAAACAGTTCATGGGTTGTGATACCAACGCTGATCGCCGCAAGGAGCTGGAAGAggatctgcgcagcaatccatcaAAGCGAAAAGGTCAAGACCAAGTAA